Part of the Bacillota bacterium genome is shown below.
GCGGTTATTTCTCTCCACAAATAAAAAAACCAGGTCTATGGCCTGATTTCTGCATTTCGCTCCCTCAACTACTTATCCCTGCCATCTTATCCCGTCAATCACTGACAAATAATCCTGGCAGGGACAAAGGGCAACAGCTCCGGTAGCAGTATGACTAATAGTAATTGGTCGACGATGGCTGAAGTTAAGTTGTGGCAGCCAATCTACCAATCTTACTTCGGCTGCCGTTCCTGTTCCGCTAACCATTGTTCTTGCAAATGTCCCAGCGCCAAAATCGGTGTCAGTGGTTTGGGTAGTTGAGGCAAGGGTCGGAGTTAAAGTAAGTTCTGTGCCAGCTGTAATTCCAGCATCTTTTGAATAAACCTTCGTCCAGCTAGTTTGATTAGCAGGAAAAACAGGGAAATCAGTTGTGCTTGGTCCGCCTGACCAATCTGTTTGCTGCCAGGTATGAGCAGGATTAGCCAAAGTTCTTGGTGCTGAAATAAAGACGCCAGAAATAATTACCGCCAGGACTAAAACCAAAGCTATTCCTTTTTTCACAATCTACCTCTCCTTCAATATGCAATTTAGTCTGCACTCTTCTTTATTTAAAAGTTTTAGTTTTTCATACGTCGGTTAACTGTTAACACTACCAATCTTCCATTACTGCCATTGAGTTGGTTCTAATTCCGCACGACAGTTCGGAAGGCTTTTGAACCTCGATCCAGCAAGTAACCGCCGTTTTTTCTTTCGCAGCCAGCCAGCATCCAGAAACCGCCAGATTAGTGTTTAAGTGCTATCGCATTCGTGGCCGAATAGCATTGTACCAGAAGCCGCAGCGGCACTTGCCCGTAAAAAGAGTAAACCAACCCGGCCCCCTCGATCGCTAAAAAAACCAAGAAAACATACCTGGTCGCACTCTAAAAAACCCGGTATGTGATTTTGACAGTTTTGCTCAGTCATGCCTACTCCCCCTTGGGGTAGTTGTGGGGGTAGTTGTGGGGGTAGTTTCACATCCTACCCCACTACCCTACCCCATCGTTTTTTCGCCGAAGATAATGCCCGAATCAGGCCGGGGAAAAGGATATTGGAAGAAGGGCAGCGAAATACAAATAAATGGGGGCGGGGGGGAGACTGACGCTTTCCAAACACACAGCCGTGCCGGACTCACCTTCGGCCGCCGCCGATAATCCGGCGGCTTTGGTCACACAATATGGTCGAGTCTATCCCGCTTGACCACCAGCACCGGCCGGTCCACCGTGCGCACGAATTCGGCGCACGTCCCCCCGAGCAGCATTTCGCGCACCCGGCTCAGCCCGTGGGAGCCCATCACCACCAGGGTCACACTCTCTTCCCGCACCGCGGCGGCCAGTTGCACAAAGGGAACGCCCCGCTTCAAGAGTGTGCGCACCCGGTACCCGGCCGCCTCCAGGCTCCGGGCCACCCGCCGCAACTCGGCCGGCGCCTCCTGATATTCCTGCTCCGAGAAGACCGTGAAACGTCCGGCCACGTGAATGACGATCACTTCCTCCACGGCTTCCCGGACGTGTTCCGCGAGCTCCAATACGTAGTCCCTGGCTTCCAGCGAGGCCTCCGAGAAATCGGTGGGCAGCATTATCCGGCGGAATAAGCTTCGATAGTCCTGATCGCACCTTTCATCCTCCGGAGCGCCCTTCGGCCCGCACTTCAACACCATTACCGGCATCGGCGCGTGGCGGAGCACCCGCTCGGACACGCTTCCCAGTACCGTACCCTTCACCAGGCCCCAGCCCTGGGAACCGATCGTGATCAGTTGAGCGCCCTCCTCCCGGGCGGTGGCGATAATCCCGTCCGCCGCCTTCCCGAACTTCACCACCGGCCGCACCGGGAGATTCCACTGCTTGGTCTGTTCAGCGGTTTCGGCCAGGATGGACTCGACCCGAGTCCTGATCTGCGCCAACTGCTGGTCGGACCCCAGTCCGAACAGCACGTGGGCCAGGTCGTGGGGGTTGATGACGTGCAGCAATACCACTTCGTCAAATCCCATGGCCTTGAGCGCCGGAATACAGTCCAGCGTCCTCCGGGCACATTCCGAGAAATCGGTGGTTAATACCACTCTCCTCACGAACTGCTCCCCCCTCCTGCAGACCACCCAGTCCCTGGTCTATTTGGCTTAATTATATTGGCGCCCGCCCGAAGCGTCAAAGGCCGTTTTTTCAACCATGACCGTTTTCAACCCACGACCTTTTTTCAACCACGTTGAAAGGAGCGGACATTACGCAAGCTGCTTGAAAGGCAAGCACGTGGAGGGCGGCGTGTGAACACCCGCCCCTATCAAGAGGTTGGAATGATGGGGAGGGGTATCTAGCAGATCCTGGGGAGCGGCGCCCCGGCCAGCAAATCCAGGTACTTCGTGCCCCCGAGCGCCGTCTTCAGAAACACGTTCCCCGCGCCGGCCTTGACCTCGCCGATGATCCGGGCCTCCCGCCCCAGTTCGTCCGCCCGCATCAGCGCGAGCGCCTGCTCGGCCTCGCCGGGCGCCACCACCGCAAGGAACTTCCCTTCGTTCGCCAGGTACAACGGGTCCACGCCCAGCATCTCGGCCGCGCCCTTCACCCCGGCCCCGACCGGGATGTCGGTCTCGCCGAGCCAGAGGTCCACCGCGGACGAGGCCGCGATCTCCTTGGCCGAGGTGGCCAGCCCGCCCCGGGTCAGGTCGCGCATCAGCTTGACCCCTTCCAGCCCGGCCAGCAGCCGGCCCGTGATCCGGTGCAGCGACGCGCAGTCGCTCACCAGCCGGTCCCCGAAGCCGAACCCTTCCCGCGCGGCCAGGACGGCCATCCCGTGGTCGCCCATGTTCCCGTTCACCAGGATGCGGTCCCCGGGCGCGATCCGGTGGTAGCCCAGATCCACCCCGGGAGGAATCACGCCCACCCCGGTGGTGTTGATGAAAATTCGGTCCAGTTGCCCGCGGCCCACCACTTTCGTGTCCCCGGCCACGATTTCGATCCCCGCGTCCCGGCAGGCCGCGGCCATCGAGGCTACCACCCGCTCCAGGCCGGCAAGCGGAAAACCCTCCTCGATCAGAAACGCCGCCGTCAGGTAGCGGGGCTCGGCCCCGCTCACCGCCAGGTCGTTCACCGTGCCGCACACGGCCAGTTTCCCGATGTCCCCGCCCGGGAAAAACGGCGGGTCGATCACGAACGAGTCGGTGGTCACCGCCATCCGGCCCTCCCCGACCGGGAACGCGGCCGCGTCGGTCATCGCCGCGAGCGTCCGGTTGCCCAGGTGGCGCAAAAACAACCCTGTCACCAGCTCATGGGTCAGCCGGCCCCCATCGCCGTGGGCCAGCAGGACAATCTCCTCATTATTGGGCATCGGCATCCTTTCGGACCCCCCTAAATACAACTAGCGGTTGCTCTGCTTCCCAATCCGACCTCAGACCTCTGGCACATGAGAGGTGTGAGGCGAGATGTTGGAGGTGGGGAAAATGACGTCCAAGTAGCAAGCCCCTCGCTCCGGCCACTTCCCACTTCCCACATCCCGCTTCTCACATCCCACTTCTCACTTCCCACTTCTCACCCGGCCGCGCTGCGCCGCTCGTACTGGTAAAACGCCGCGCAGGCCCCTTCCGACGACACCATGCACGGACCCACCGGGTGGCTCGGCGTGCAGGCAGCCGCGAACAGACGGCACTCCCGCGGGGTGAGCTTCCCCTTTAAGAGGTCGCCGCACCGGCAACCCGCCGGAATCCGCGGCTCTTCCACCTCGGGCGCGAAGCGTGAGCGCGCGTCAAACTCCCGGTACTCGGGCTTAAGCTCCATCCCGCTCCCCGGGATAGTCCCGAACCCGCGCCAGGAAACGTCGGTGATCTCAAAGAACCGGTCCAGTATCTCCTGGGCCCGGACGTTCCCTTCCTCCTTCACCACCCGGGTGTAGCCGTTCTCCACCCGCGCCGGGCCGCCGGAAAGCAGCTGTTGCAAGAGGTTGTAGAGTGCGTCTATGATGTCCAGCGTCTCAAAGCCGGTGATCACCGCCGGCAGCCCGTACTCCGCGGCGATGAAGTCGTAGGCGCGCCGCCCGATGATCGCCGAGACGTGGCCGGGCAGGATAAGCCCGTCCAGTTTCATTTCCGGATCGGAACCAAGCGCGCGCAACGCCGGGGGCACCACCTTGTGCACCGTGAACACGCTGTAGTTAAAAAGCCCCAGCGCCCGGGCCTGGGCCACGCTCAGCGCCACGGCCGGCGCGGTGGTCTCGAAACCCACGCCCAAAAACACCATCTGCCGCTCCGGGTTCTCCTGGGCCCACTTCACCGCGTCGGCCGGCGAGTAAAACACCCGGATGTCGGCGCCCCGGGCCTTTTCCCGCTCCAGCGAGGTCCGGCTGCCGGGCACGCGCACCATGTCGCCGAAGGTGCCCACCGTCACCCCGGGCAGCCGCCCGAAAGCCACCATGGCGTCGATGTCGCCGTAGTCGGTCACACACACCGGGCAGCCCGGCCCGCTCCGGAGTTCGAGTTTTCCGTCCAGCAGACCGCGCAGGCCCGCCTTGGAAACGGCCACCGTGTGGGTGCCGCAGACTTCCATAAAGACCGGCGGCCGCCCCAGTTTTTCCTGCGCCCGTCCGGCCAGTTCGCTCACCTTTTCCAGGAGCCCCCGGCCGATTTCGGGATCACGAAACCTGTCCAGGATATGCATCTCTCAAAATCTCCTCCCACAGCTTCAGCCGGATTTGCGCCTCTTCCACGTCGAGCTTCTCGATAGCGTAGCCGGTGTGCACGATCAGGTACTCCCCGGTCTGCACCTCGCCGACCAGAAACGTGCTGATCTCCCGCTGCACGCCGAAGACCTCGATCACCGCCCTGTCCGATTCCGGTTGCACGTCCACCACGAGACCCGGTATGCCTAGACACATTCTTTATTCCACCTCCGGTATGCGATTACAGCCTGACCCAGGCAAAGTCCCCCGTCGTTCGCCGGCACCTGCCGGTGCGTGAGCACCCGGAACCCGTCGCGCGGGAGTATTTCGCGGGCGCGCCGGAAAAGGTAGCGGTTTTGCCAGGTGCCGCCGCTCAGAGCCACGGTGTAAAGCCCCGTCGCGGCGCCCACCCGGCGCACGGCTTCGCGCACCATCTCCAGGACGGTGTTGTGGAAGCGGGTGGCGATCGTCGCCACCGGCACCCCCCGTTCCAGGTCCTCCACCACCCCGGCGACCGTGCCCGCCGCCGAGATCGTTCCTTCTTTGATCGAAAAAGGATAGGCCCCGAGCGCCGCGCCCGCCGCATCGTCGTGCACGAGTTCCCCCAACTCGATCGCCGCCTGGCCCTCGTAGGTGCTGCGCGCGCACACACCCGTCAGCGCCGCCACCGCGTCGAACAGCCGGCCGCAGCCCGAGCTCGGCGGGGCGTTGAAGCCCTTGGCGAGCATCCGGCGCACCACGTCCAGTTCCAGGCCCCAGCCGCCGAAAAGCCGCTCGGCCGCCCGGCCGCCGTCCTCATCGCCCAGGTAGGTCAGCAGGTAGGCCACCGCCGTCCGCCAGGGGGAGCGCACCGCCGCCTCGCCGCCCGGCAGGGGCACGGGGGCGAGGTGCATCTCCCGCTTGTAATCCAGGCCATCACCGCTTAAAATCTCAAAACCCCACAGCGTACCATCCGGCCCGTAACCGGTGCCGTCTAAAATCACGCCGATCGCCCGCTCGCCGGCCAGGCCGTTGTCGGCCAGGCAGGACGCCAGGTGGGCGTGGTGGTGCTGCACTTCGTAGCGCTTTTTGGCCGGCACCTTGCGGGCCAGGCGCGAGGAACGGTAGTCGGGGTGCATGTCGTACCCGACCACCTCGGCCTCGAGGTCCAGGAGCCGCTGAAAGTTCAGGAGGCTCGAGAAGAGGTTTTCCTCACCCTCCAGGTGATCCAGCTCCCCGATGTGCTGGCTCAGATGCGCCCGCCCCTTTTTGAGCAGGCAGAAAGTGTTCTTCATTTCGCCGCCGATGCCCAACACCACCGGCCCGTCCCCGGCCGGGACGCGCACCGGCACCGGCACCCAGCCGCGCGAGCGCCGCAGGAGCTGCACTTCCCCGTCCATCACCGCCGCCAGGGAGTCGTCGCACCGGTTCACGATCTCCCGGTTGTGCCACAGGAAGTAGTCGGCGATGCCGCCCAGCTCCGCCAGCGCCCGGTCGTTGTCCTTGGCGAGCGGCAGCTCGCTGTAGTTGCCGCTGGTCATCACCAGAAGGTCGAACGGCCCGCCGAACACCAAAAAGTGCAGCGGGGTGTACGGGAGCATCACCCCCAGGGTGTTCAGGCCCGGCGCGAGTTCCGGGGGAAGACCGGGGGCGATTCCCGGGGGCGGCGCGGTCCCGGGCGCGGTCGGAGCGCCGGCCTTGGTCCCGGGTGCAGCCGCATCCTCGGCCGCGACCCCGGGTACAGCCCCGGGCGCGGTCCCGGCCTTGGGCGCAGCTACGGCCGCGCACTTGGTTGGGACCTCGGCCGCGGCCTCACTCCCGGCTCCATCTTCGGTCCCGGGCTCGGTCCGCCGCCGCAGAACCACGATCGGCGCCTCCGGGGAGGTCAGGAGTTCCCGCTCCTGATCGTTTAAGCGGCAGTACCGCTCCACCGCCGCCAGGTCGCGGGCCATCACCGCGAACGGCTTGGCGTCGCGGCCCTTGCGCCGCCTCAGTTCCCGCAGGGCGCCGCGGTTCCGGGCGTCGCACACCAGGTGGAATCCGCCCAGGCTTTTCAGGGCCAGGATGCGGCCCTCGGCCAAGAGGTCCCAGCAGTTTCGCCGCCAATCGCCCGGCACCGGCCGGCCGCCGGCGTCCACCAGCTCCACCGCCGGGCCGCACACCGGGCAGGCCACCGGCTGGGCGTGAAACCGCCGGTCGGCCGGGTCGTGGTACTCCCGGGCGCAGTCGGGGCACATGGGAAAAGCGGCCATCGAAGTCTTCGGCCGGTCGTAAGGTAGCTCCCGGACGATGGTGAACCGTGGACCGCAGTTGGTGCAGTTGGTAAACGGATAGCCGTGGTGCCGGTCGGCGGGGTCGAAGGTCTCCCGCGCGCAGTCCGGGCAAAGGCCCACGTCCGGCGGCACCAGCGCCTCGATCTCGGCGCCGCCCGCGCTGGCGATGATCTCAAAGTCCGTGTAGCCCACCGGCGGCAGCACTTCCCAGGACACCTCGTCCACCCGGGCCAGCCGCGGCGGGTGCGCGCGCACCGTCTCCAGGAAGCGGCGCACGGCGTCCGGCGCGCCCTCGGCGTCCACGACCACGCCCTGGCCGGCGTTCAACACGCTGCCGGCGATCCCGCAGTCCCGAGCCAGGTTGTAGATGAACGGGCGGAAACCGACGCCCTGGACGGTGCCCCGGACGACTACCCGGTAGCGGACCCTTCCCGTTTCCGACGCACGATTTCCCTGAGCCAAAGGCACCACGCCTCCACACCCTCGCCGGTGACTGCCGCGGTCACAAAAATCTGGATTTCCGGGTTAATGGTCCGGATTTCGGCTTGTACTCTATTCATATCAAAATCGGTGTAAGGAAGCAAATCGCTCTTGTTGATGACCACGGTGTGGGACTCCCTGAACACGAGCGGGTACTTGGCCGGCTTGTCGCCGCCCTCGGCCACGCTGAGAAGCGCCGTCTTGTAGT
Proteins encoded:
- a CDS encoding universal stress protein yields the protein MRRVVLTTDFSECARRTLDCIPALKAMGFDEVVLLHVINPHDLAHVLFGLGSDQQLAQIRTRVESILAETAEQTKQWNLPVRPVVKFGKAADGIIATAREEGAQLITIGSQGWGLVKGTVLGSVSERVLRHAPMPVMVLKCGPKGAPEDERCDQDYRSLFRRIMLPTDFSEASLEARDYVLELAEHVREAVEEVIVIHVAGRFTVFSEQEYQEAPAELRRVARSLEAAGYRVRTLLKRGVPFVQLAAAVREESVTLVVMGSHGLSRVREMLLGGTCAEFVRTVDRPVLVVKRDRLDHIV
- the hypE gene encoding hydrogenase expression/formation protein HypE, whose protein sequence is MPNNEEIVLLAHGDGGRLTHELVTGLFLRHLGNRTLAAMTDAAAFPVGEGRMAVTTDSFVIDPPFFPGGDIGKLAVCGTVNDLAVSGAEPRYLTAAFLIEEGFPLAGLERVVASMAAACRDAGIEIVAGDTKVVGRGQLDRIFINTTGVGVIPPGVDLGYHRIAPGDRILVNGNMGDHGMAVLAAREGFGFGDRLVSDCASLHRITGRLLAGLEGVKLMRDLTRGGLATSAKEIAASSAVDLWLGETDIPVGAGVKGAAEMLGVDPLYLANEGKFLAVVAPGEAEQALALMRADELGREARIIGEVKAGAGNVFLKTALGGTKYLDLLAGAPLPRIC
- the hypD gene encoding hydrogenase formation protein HypD — translated: MHILDRFRDPEIGRGLLEKVSELAGRAQEKLGRPPVFMEVCGTHTVAVSKAGLRGLLDGKLELRSGPGCPVCVTDYGDIDAMVAFGRLPGVTVGTFGDMVRVPGSRTSLEREKARGADIRVFYSPADAVKWAQENPERQMVFLGVGFETTAPAVALSVAQARALGLFNYSVFTVHKVVPPALRALGSDPEMKLDGLILPGHVSAIIGRRAYDFIAAEYGLPAVITGFETLDIIDALYNLLQQLLSGGPARVENGYTRVVKEEGNVRAQEILDRFFEITDVSWRGFGTIPGSGMELKPEYREFDARSRFAPEVEEPRIPAGCRCGDLLKGKLTPRECRLFAAACTPSHPVGPCMVSSEGACAAFYQYERRSAAG
- a CDS encoding HypC/HybG/HupF family hydrogenase formation chaperone; translation: MCLGIPGLVVDVQPESDRAVIEVFGVQREISTFLVGEVQTGEYLIVHTGYAIEKLDVEEAQIRLKLWEEILRDAYPGQVS
- a CDS encoding carbamoyltransferase HypF yields the protein MVPLAQGNRASETGRVRYRVVVRGTVQGVGFRPFIYNLARDCGIAGSVLNAGQGVVVDAEGAPDAVRRFLETVRAHPPRLARVDEVSWEVLPPVGYTDFEIIASAGGAEIEALVPPDVGLCPDCARETFDPADRHHGYPFTNCTNCGPRFTIVRELPYDRPKTSMAAFPMCPDCAREYHDPADRRFHAQPVACPVCGPAVELVDAGGRPVPGDWRRNCWDLLAEGRILALKSLGGFHLVCDARNRGALRELRRRKGRDAKPFAVMARDLAAVERYCRLNDQERELLTSPEAPIVVLRRRTEPGTEDGAGSEAAAEVPTKCAAVAAPKAGTAPGAVPGVAAEDAAAPGTKAGAPTAPGTAPPPGIAPGLPPELAPGLNTLGVMLPYTPLHFLVFGGPFDLLVMTSGNYSELPLAKDNDRALAELGGIADYFLWHNREIVNRCDDSLAAVMDGEVQLLRRSRGWVPVPVRVPAGDGPVVLGIGGEMKNTFCLLKKGRAHLSQHIGELDHLEGEENLFSSLLNFQRLLDLEAEVVGYDMHPDYRSSRLARKVPAKKRYEVQHHHAHLASCLADNGLAGERAIGVILDGTGYGPDGTLWGFEILSGDGLDYKREMHLAPVPLPGGEAAVRSPWRTAVAYLLTYLGDEDGGRAAERLFGGWGLELDVVRRMLAKGFNAPPSSGCGRLFDAVAALTGVCARSTYEGQAAIELGELVHDDAAGAALGAYPFSIKEGTISAAGTVAGVVEDLERGVPVATIATRFHNTVLEMVREAVRRVGAATGLYTVALSGGTWQNRYLFRRAREILPRDGFRVLTHRQVPANDGGLCLGQAVIAYRRWNKECV